From the Rhodopirellula halodulae genome, one window contains:
- a CDS encoding 4'-phosphopantetheinyl transferase family protein, giving the protein MPATSELCHIQLWYASAAEDTPGKIETFCMRWLAQEEHQSAAKFKVASARHQHVIGRGMARYLLAGDQTAPHQIQFRHLDHGKPIVEHPTEMRRPFNIAHTKGLVLCGLGTESADHWLGVDVEGIQRKTDPGLANRYFAPEEIEQLERTKTSDAKQFLFLKIWTLKEAFIKAIGTGLQTPLDQFAFENANSNTPTLKLKDPSLAQGRHWQVRSVTPRQGYIAAVAIGTDRSNLQPKIELADFRQKMQNA; this is encoded by the coding sequence ATGCCCGCCACCTCGGAACTTTGCCACATTCAACTTTGGTACGCGTCGGCGGCCGAAGACACCCCAGGGAAAATCGAAACGTTCTGCATGCGTTGGCTGGCCCAAGAAGAACACCAATCGGCCGCCAAGTTCAAAGTCGCTTCGGCTCGACACCAACACGTCATCGGCCGCGGCATGGCTCGCTACCTTTTGGCTGGTGACCAAACCGCGCCGCACCAAATCCAGTTTCGACATCTGGATCATGGCAAACCCATCGTCGAACACCCCACCGAAATGCGTCGACCGTTCAACATCGCTCACACAAAGGGCTTGGTGTTGTGCGGTCTGGGTACGGAGAGCGCGGACCATTGGCTGGGTGTCGATGTGGAAGGCATCCAGCGCAAGACCGATCCCGGGTTAGCCAACCGCTACTTCGCGCCGGAAGAGATCGAGCAACTCGAACGAACCAAAACGTCCGACGCGAAACAGTTCTTGTTCTTGAAAATTTGGACGCTCAAAGAGGCGTTCATCAAAGCGATTGGAACGGGACTGCAAACGCCGCTCGATCAGTTTGCGTTTGAAAACGCGAATTCCAACACGCCCACGTTGAAACTGAAGGATCCTTCGCTCGCGCAAGGCCGCCACTGGCAAGTTCGCAGTGTCACACCACGCCAAGGCTACATCGCCGCGGTTGCCATCGGCACCGACCGGAGCAACCTTCAACCCAAGATCGAACTCGCCGATTTCAGACAGAAGATGCAAAACGCGTAG